One genomic window of Candidatus Nitrosopumilus sediminis includes the following:
- a CDS encoding metallophosphoesterase, producing MLQTRIVPSKPALILEGKKKNLVITDIHIGFENSMASNQIFIGKNSTINESIQELSQIIDLEKPDSVILLGDIKSSIKNISRNEWDEVPLFFKKIREKCDVTLIPGNHDANIQRLVPDNISMISSTGMVEENVLLTHGHTMPSENFSHVDKIIMGHVHPVFFQEDSIMNGQRVWVSIKTEKENIFPNKPGEIEITIVPSFNKYFYATHRKQYKKSISPIINKIKEISKAKIITLDGTIIGTESDIKQVI from the coding sequence ATGTTACAAACTAGAATCGTTCCATCAAAACCTGCACTGATTTTAGAAGGTAAAAAAAAGAATCTGGTTATTACAGATATCCACATTGGGTTTGAAAATAGCATGGCATCAAACCAAATATTCATAGGCAAAAATTCAACAATTAATGAATCAATTCAAGAATTATCTCAAATTATTGATTTAGAAAAACCAGACTCAGTTATTTTGTTGGGAGATATCAAATCAAGCATCAAGAACATATCAAGAAATGAATGGGATGAAGTCCCATTATTTTTTAAAAAAATAAGAGAAAAGTGCGATGTAACTCTAATTCCAGGCAACCATGATGCGAATATTCAGAGGTTAGTGCCAGACAATATTTCGATGATTAGTTCAACAGGGATGGTTGAAGAAAATGTTTTGTTAACACATGGACATACAATGCCATCAGAGAACTTTTCTCACGTAGATAAGATCATTATGGGTCATGTTCATCCAGTTTTTTTCCAAGAAGATTCAATCATGAACGGGCAAAGAGTGTGGGTTTCAATCAAGACAGAAAAAGAAAATATCTTCCCCAATAAACCAGGGGAGATCGAAATAACAATAGTTCCATCATTTAACAAATATTTTTACGCAACACATAGGAAACAATACAAAAAATCTATTTCTCCAATTATTAATAAAATAAAAGAGATATCAAAAGCAAAAATCATAACGTTGGATGGGACAATAATTGGAACCGAGTCAGACATCAAGCAAGTGATTTGA